A region of Helicoverpa zea isolate HzStark_Cry1AcR chromosome 16, ilHelZeax1.1, whole genome shotgun sequence DNA encodes the following proteins:
- the LOC124637414 gene encoding myosin heavy chain, muscle isoform X8 — MPKPVVQEGEDPDPTPYLFVSLEQKRIDQSKPYDGKKACWVPDEKEGFLQGEIKATKGELVTVSLPGGEEKTLKKELLSQVNPPKFEKVEDMADLTYLNEAAVLHNLRQRYYAKLIYTYSGLFCVAINPYKRFPVYTTRCAKLYRGKRRSEVPPHIFAISDGAYVNMLTNHENQSMLITGESGAGKTENTKKVIAYFATVGASQKKDPSQEKKGSLEDQVVQTNPVLEAFGNAKTVRNDNSSRFGKFIRIHFGPSGKLAGADIETYLLEKARVISQQALERSYHIFYQMMSGSVPGLKDMCLLTNDVYDYNIISQGKTTIPNVDDGEECTLTDQAMDVLGFTQEEKDNVYKITAAVMHMGRMQFKQRGREEQAEADGTEDGDKVAKLLGVEMQDLYKNLLKPRIKVGNEFVTQGRNKDQVTNSVGALCKGMFDRLFKWLVKKCNETLDTKQKRQHFIGVLDIAGFEIFDFNGFEQLCINFTNEKLQQFFNHHMFVLEQEEYKKEGINWAFIDFGMDLLACIDLIEKPMGILSILEEESMFPKATDQTFVEKLNNNHLGKSAPYLKPKPPKPGCQAAHFAIGHYAGNVGYNITGWLEKNKDPLNDTVVDQFKKGQNKLLVEIFADHPGQSGDAGGGGGKGAGGKRAKGSAFQTVSSLYREQLNNLMTTLRSTQPHFVRCIIPNELKQPGLIDSHLVMHQLTCNGVLEGIRICRKGFPNRMVYPDFKLRYMILAPVAMTAEKDPKEAARKCLEEVGLDPESYRIGHTKVFFRAGVLGQMEELRDDRLSKIVSWLQAYIRGYLSRKEYKKLQEQRLALQVVQRNLRKYLQLRTWPWWKLWQKVKPLLNVTRVEDELAKLEEKAQKAQEAFEKEEKLRKELEGLNAKLLEEKTALLASIEGKEGSLSEVQERAAKLNAQKADLELQLRDTQDRLTQEEDARNQLFQAKKKLEQEVSGLKKDVEDLELSVQKSEQDKATKDHQIRNLNDEIAHQDELINKLNKEKKLQGESNQKTSEELQAAEDKVNHLNKVKQKLEQTLDELEDSLEREKKLRADVEKQRRKVEGDLKLTQEAVADLERNKKELEQTIQRKDKEISSLTAKLEDEQSLVSKLQKQIKELQGRIEELEEEVESERQARAKAEKQRADLARELEELGERLEEAGGATSAQIELNKKREAELSKLRRDLEEANIQHESTLANLRKKHNDAVSEMGEQLDQLNKLKAKAEKERSQYFSEVNDLRAGLDHVSNEKAAQEKIVKQLQHQLNEVQSKADEANRTLNDLDAAKKKLSIENSDLLRQLEEAESQVSQLSKIKVSLTTQLEDTKRLADEEARERATLLGKFRNLEHDLDNIREQVEEEAEGKADLQRQLSKANAEAQLWRSKYESEGVARSEELEEAKRKLQARLAEAEETIESLNQKVVALEKTKQRLATEVEDLQLEVDRATAIANAAEKKQKAFDKIIGEWKLKVDDLAAELDASQKECRNYSTELFRLKGAYEEGQEQLEAVRRENKNLADEVKDLLDQIGEGGRNIHEIEKARKRLEAEKDELQAALEEAEAALEQEENKVLRAQLELSQVRQEIDRRIQEKEEEFENTRKNHQRALDSMQASLEAEAKGKAEALRMKKKLEADINELEIALDHANKANAEAQKNIKRYQAQIKDLQTALEEEQRARDDAREQLGISERRANALQNELEESRTLLEQADRARRQAEQELGDAHEQLNELSAQSASLSAAKRKLESELQTLHSDLDELLNEAKNSEEKAKKAMVDAARLADELRAEQDHAQTQEKLRKALEQQIKELQVRLDEAEANALKGGKKAIQKLEQRVRELENELDGEQRRHADAQKNLRKSERRIKELTFQAEEDRKNHERMQDLVDKLQQKIKTYKRQIEEAEEIAALNLAKFRKAQQELEEAEERADLAEQAISKFRGKGRAGSAARGVSPAPQRSRPAFADGFGTFPPRFDLAPEDF; from the exons ATGCCGAAGCCAGTAGTCCAAGAGGGCGAGGACCCCGATCCGACTCCGTACCTGTTCGTGTCTCTGGAACAGAAGCGTATCGACCAGAGCAAGCCCTACGATGGCAAGAAGGCATGCTGGGTGCCTGACGAAAAGGAGGGTTTCCTCCAGGGCGAGATCAAGGCCACCAAGGGTGAGCTGGTGACCGTCAGCCTGCCTGGTGGTGAG GAAAAGACGTTAAAAAAGGAACTCCTCTCACAAGTAAACCCGCCGAAATTCGAGAAAGTCGAGGACATGGCTGACTTGACTTATCTTAACGAGGCAGCTGTACTCCACAATCTTCGACAACGATACTATGCGAAACTGATCTAT ACGTACTCGGGTCTCTTCTGTGTGGCTATCAACCCCTACAAGAGGTTCCCCGTGTACACCACACGATGCGCCAAGCTCTACCGTGGCAAGCGTCGTTCGGAGGTGCCCCCTCACATCTTCGCCATTTCCGACGGTGCCTACGTCAACATGTTGACCAACCACGAGAATCAATCTATGTTGATTAC CGGTGAGTCTGGTGCCGGAAAGACTGAGAACACGAAGAAGGTAATTGCGTACTTCGCCACCGTCGGTGCCTCCCAAAAGAAGGACCCGTCCCAGGAGAAGAAGGGCTCCCTTGAAGACCAGGTCGTACAGACTAACCCTGTACTTGAAGCCTTCGGTAACGCCAAGACCGTCCGTAACGACAACTCGTCTCGTTTC GGTAAATTCATCCGTATCCACTTCGGACCCTCCGGTAAACTGGCTGGTGCTGATATCGAGACCT ATCTGCTCGAGAAGGCCCGTGTCATCTCCCAACAGGCTCTTGAGCGTTCTTACCACATCTTCTACCAGATGATGTCTGGCTCCGTTCCTGGACTTAAGG ACATGTGTTTGCTGACAAACGACGTATATGACTATAACATCATCTCGCAAGGAAAAACTACCATCCCCAACGTAGATGATGGAGAGGAGTGTACATTGACTGAC CAAGCCATGGACGTCCTGGGCTTCACCCAGGAAGAGAAGGACAACGTATACAAGATCACCGCCGCTGTCATGCACATGGGTCGCATGCAGTTCAAGCAGAGAGGTCGCGAGGAACAGGCTGAGGCCGACGGCACTGAG GATGGTGACAAGGTTGCCAAGCTCCTCGGTGTTGAGATGCAGGACCTCTACAAGAACTTGTTGAAGCCCCGCATCAAGGTCGGAAACGAGTTCGTCACCCAGGGTCGTAACAAGGACCAGGTCACCAACTCCGTCGGTGCTCTCTGCAAGGGCATGTTCGATCGTCTCTTCAAGTGGCTCGTGAAGAAGTGTAACGAGACCCTAGACACCAAGCAGAAGAGGCAGCACTTCATCGGTGTACTGGATATCGCCGGTTTCGAGATCTTCGAC TTCAACGGTTTCGAGCAACTCTGCATTAACTTCACCAATGAGAAGCTGCAGCAGTTCTTTAACCACCACATGTTCGTACTCGAACAAGAGGAGTACAAGAAGGAGGGTATCAACTGGGCCTTCATCGATTTCGGAATGGACTTGCTCGCTTGTATCGATCTTATCGAAAAG CCCATGGGTATCCTCTCCATCCTTGAGGAAGAGTCTATGTTCCCCAAAGCCACCGACCAGACCTTCGTTGAGAAGTTGAACAACAACCACTTGGGCAAGTCTGCTCCTTACCTGAAGCCGAAGCCGCCCAAGCCCGGTTGCCAGGCCGCTCACTTCGCCATTGGTCACTACGCCGGTAAC GTCGGCTACAACATCACTGGATGGCTTGAGAAGAACAAGGACCCCCTCAACGACACTGTCGTTGACCAGTTCAAGAAGGGTCAGAACAAACTGTTGGTTGAGATCTTTGCTGACCATCCTGGTCAGTCTGGTGATGCCGGTGGCGGTGGTGGCAAGG GCGCTGGTGGCAAACGCGCTAAGGGTTCTGCCTTCCAGACCGTATCATCACTCTACAGG GAACAACTTAACAACCTGATGACCACCCTGAGGTCTACCCAGCCTCACTTCGTACGTTGTATCATCCCCAACGAGTTGAAGCAGCCTG GTCTCATCGACTCTCACCTTGTGATGCACCAGCTGACCTGTAACGGTGTGCTTGAAGGCATCCGTATTTGCCGTAAAGGTTTCCCCAACAGGATGGTCTACCCCGACTTCAAGCTCCG TTACATGATTCTTGCACCAGTCGCCATGACAGCAGAAAAAGATCCTAAAGAGGCAGCTAGGAAGTGTTTGGAGGAAGTGGGTCTCGACCCTGAAAGCTATCGTATTGGCCACACAAAG GTATTCTTCCGCGCTGGTGTCCTGGGTCAGATGGAAGAGTTGCGTGACGACAGGCTGTCCAAGATCGTCTCGTGGCTCCAGGCCTACATCCGTGGTTACCTGTCCCGTAAGGAGTACAAGAAGCTGCAGGAACAGAG gttgGCTCTCCAAGTTGTCCAGCGCAACTTGCGCAAGTACCTGCAACTCCGCACCTGGCCCTGGTGGAAGTTGTGGCAGAAGGTCAAGCCCCTCCTCAACGTCACCCGCGTCGAGGATGAGCTCGCG AAACTTGAGGAGAAGGCCCAGAAGGCCCAGGAGGCTTTCGAGAAGGAAGAGAAGCTCCGCAAGGAGCTCGAGGGTCTCAACGCCAAGCTCCTCGAGGAGAAGACCGCTCTGCTTGCCTCCATCGAGGGCAAGGAGGGCTCCCTCTCCGAGGTGCAGGAGCGCGCTGCCAAGCTCAACGCGCAGAAGGCCGACCTCGAGCTCCAGCTCAGG GACACCCAGGACCGCCTTACCCAGGAAGAGGATGCCCGCAACCAGCTCTTCCAGGCTAAGAAGAAGTTGGAACAGGAAGTCTCCGGCCTCAAGAAGGATGTCGAAGACTTGGAACTGTCCGTCCAGAAGTCCGAGCAGGACAAGGCCACCAAGGACCACCAGATCCGCAACTTGAACGACGAGATCGCCCACCAAGACGAGCTCATCAACAAGTTGAACAAGGAGAAGAAGCTCCAGGGAGAGTCCAACCAGAAGACCTCCGAGGAGCTCCAGGCCGCCGAGGACAAGGTCAACCACCTCAACAAGGTCAAGCAGAAGCTCGAGCAGACCCTCGACGAGCTCGAGGACTCTCTGGAGCGCGAGAAGAAGCTGCGCGCCGACGTCGAGAAGCAGAGGAGGAAGGTGGAGGGCGACCTCAAGCTCACCCAGGAGGCCGTCGCCGACCTCGAGCGCAACAAGAAGGAGCTCGAGCAGACCATCCAGCGCAAGGACAAGGAGATCTCGTCCCTTACCGCCAAGCTGGAGGACGAGCAGTCGCTTGTCAGCAAGCTCCAGAAACAGATCAAGGAATTGCAAGGCCGCATCGAAGAGCTCGAGGAGGAGGTCGAATCCGAACGCCAGGCTCGCGCTAAGGCCGAGAAGCAGCGTGCCGACCTCGCCCGCGAGCTCGAGGAGCTGGGTGAGCGCCTTGAGGAAGCCGGTGGCGCCACCTCCGCTCAGATTGAGCTGAACAAGAAGCGCGAGGCTGAGCTCAGCAAGCTGCGCCGCGACCTCGAGGAGGCCAACATCCAGCACGAGTCTACCCTCGCCAACCTCCGCAAGAAGCACAACGATGCCGTCTCGGAGATGGGCGAGCAGCTCGACCAGCTCAACAAGCTCAAGGCCAA GGCTGAGAAAGAGCGCTCTCAGTACTTTAGCGAAGTCAATGACCTTCGTGCCGGACTCGACCATGTGTCCAACGAAAAG GCTGCCCAAGAGAAGATCGTCAAGCAGCTGCAGCACCAGCTCAACGAGGTGCAGAGCAAGGCTGACGAAGCCAACCGCACCCTCAACGACCTGGATGCCGCCAAGAAGAAGCTGTCCATCGAGAACTCCGACCTTCTTCGCCAATTGGAGGAGGCCGAGTCCCAGGTTTCTCAGCTGTCCAAGATCAAGGTGTCCCTCACCACTCAGCTCGAGGACACCAAGAGGCTCGCCGACGAAGAGGCCAGG GAACGCGCCACCCTTCTTGGCAAGTTCCGCAACCTCGAGCACGACCTGGACAACATCCGCGAACAGGTCGAGGAGGAGGCCGAAGGCAAGGCTGATCTTCAACGCCAGCTTTCCAAGGCCAACGCCGAGGCTCAGCTCTGGCGCTCCAAGTACGAGTCCGAGGGCGTGGCCCGCTCCGAGGAACTCGAGGAGGCCAAGCGCAAGCTCCAGGCCCGCCTTGCCGAAGCCGAGGAGACCATTGAGTCCCTCAACCAGAAGGTTGTCGCTCTTGAGAAGACCAAGCAGCGTCTCGCCACCGAGGTCGAGGACCTGCAGCTCGAGGTCGACCGTGCCACCGCCATCGCCAACGCTGCCGAGAAGAAGCAGAAGGCCTTCGACAAGATCATCGGAGAATGGAAGCTCAAGGTTGACGACCTTGCCGCTGAGCTCGACGCCAGCCAGAAGGAGTGCCGCAACTACTCCACTGAGCTGTTCCGTCTCAAGGGTGCCTACGAGGAAGGCCAGGAACAGCTTGAGGCTGTCCGCCGTGAGAACAAGAACCTCGCCGACGAAGTCAAGGACCTCCTTGACCAGATCGGTGAAGGTGGCCGCAACATCCACGAGATCGAGAAGGCCAGGAAGCGCCTTGAGGCCGAGAAGGACGAGCTCCAGGCCGCCCTTGAGGAGGCTGAGGCAGCCCTCGAACAGGAGGAGAACAAGGTTCTCCGCGCTCAGCTTGAGCTGTCCCAGGTCAGGCAGGAGATCGACAGGCGCATCCAAGAGAAGGAGGAGGAGTTCGAGAACACACGCAAGAACCACCAGCGCGCCCTCGACTCCATGCAGGCTTCCCTCGAAGCCGAGGCTAAGGGCAAGGCTGAGGCCCTGCGCATGAAGAAGAAGCTTGAGGCTGACATCAACGAGCTTGAGATCGCTCTTGACCACGCCAACAAGGCTAACGCTGAGGCCCAGAAGAACATCAAGCGCTACCAGGCCCAGATCAAGGACCTCCAGACCGCCCTGGAAGAGGAACAGCGCGCCCGCGACGATGCCCGCGAACAGCTCGGCATCTCAGAACGCCGCGCCAACGCCCTCCAGAACGAGCTCGAGGAGTCCCGCACCCTCCTGGAACAGGCCGACCGCGCCCGCCGCCAGGCCGAACAGGAACTCGGCGACGCTCACGAACAGCTCAACGAGCTGTCCGCCCAGAGCGCCTCCCTGTCCGCTGCCAAGAGGAAACTCGAGTCCGAGCTGCAGACCCTGCACTCCGACCTCGACGAGCTCCTCAACGAGGCTAAGAACTCCGAGGAGAAGGCCAAGAAGGCTATGGTTGACGCCGCCCGTCTTGCCGACGAGCTGCGCGCCGAACAAGACCACGCCCAGACCCAGGAGAAACTCCGCAAGGCTCTTGAGCAACAGATCAAGGAACTGCAAGTCAGGCTGGATGAGGCTGAAGCCAACGCCCTTAAGGGAGGCAAGAAGGCCATCCAGAAACTGGAACAGAGGGTCAGGGAGCTTGAGAACGAGCTTGACGGTGAACAGAGGAGACACGCCGACGCCCAGAAGAACCTCCGCAAGTCAGAGAGGCGCATCAAGGAGCTCACCTTCCAGGCCGAGGAGGACCGCAAGAACCACGAGCGCATGCAGGACCTCGTCGACAAACTGCAACAGAAGATCAAGACCTACAAGAGGCAGATCGAGGAAGCCGAAGAAATCGCCGCCCTCAACTTGGCTAAGTTCCGCAAGGCACAGCAGGAGTTGGAGGAGGCCGAGGAAAGGGCAGACCTTGCCGAGCAGGCCATCAGCAAATTCCGTGGCAAGGGACGTGCGGGTTCCGCTGCGAGAGGAGTCAGTCCGGCG CCCCAGCGCTCGCGTCCCGCCTTCGCTGACGGTTTCGGCACCTTCCCACCTAGGTTCGACCTGGCGCCCGAAGATTTCTAA